From Polynucleobacter difficilis, a single genomic window includes:
- a CDS encoding cytochrome ubiquinol oxidase subunit I, translating to MIDTLLLSRIQFGANISFHILFPTISIALGWFLLYFKLQHNKTGDPSWQDAYQFWVKIFALTFALGVVSGITMSFQFGTNWPGYMEVVGNIAGPLLAYEVLTAFFLEATFLGVMLFGAKRVSQRVHTMSIFLVAFGTTLSAFWIIALNSWMHTPQGFSMVDGRAFADDWFAIIFNPSMPYRLLHMMVASFLTVSFLLAGLSAYRYLRGCRASANHAVLKLALTAAMILTPVQIVLGDLHGLNTLEHQPAKLAAMEGIWEGGKGVPAVLIGIPDPKTQSNRYEVSIPKLASFYLTHDWNGEVKGLNDFGDKIPPVAPVFFAFRIMVGVGLLMLLTSWLGRWQLRGGRELPRWMAKGLVLMTFSGWIGVLAGWYVTEIGRQPYLVTGVLTTAEAVTKLPTGMVLSSLLAYLAVYVGLLFAYIWVVFYLTRKVDDKSIAQPSIIPVSASTTNPLGAQ from the coding sequence ATGATCGATACCCTCCTGCTCAGCCGAATTCAATTTGGCGCCAATATTTCCTTTCATATTCTGTTCCCCACCATATCAATTGCACTCGGTTGGTTCTTGCTGTACTTCAAGTTACAGCACAACAAAACGGGCGATCCTTCATGGCAAGACGCCTACCAGTTTTGGGTAAAAATCTTTGCCCTTACGTTTGCGCTAGGTGTTGTAAGTGGTATTACCATGAGCTTTCAGTTCGGCACCAATTGGCCAGGCTATATGGAGGTCGTTGGTAATATTGCGGGCCCATTATTGGCATACGAGGTATTGACCGCTTTCTTCCTTGAGGCCACTTTTTTAGGTGTCATGCTCTTTGGTGCCAAGCGCGTTTCGCAACGCGTTCACACCATGTCTATTTTCTTGGTTGCCTTTGGCACAACCTTGTCGGCATTTTGGATTATTGCCTTAAATTCATGGATGCACACCCCACAAGGCTTCAGCATGGTTGATGGCCGCGCGTTTGCTGACGACTGGTTTGCGATTATCTTTAATCCATCCATGCCATATCGACTATTGCACATGATGGTCGCCTCATTCCTAACGGTCTCCTTTCTCCTGGCGGGTTTATCGGCGTATCGTTATTTACGTGGTTGCCGGGCGAGTGCCAATCATGCGGTATTAAAGCTGGCATTAACCGCCGCCATGATTTTGACGCCGGTACAAATTGTGTTGGGTGACCTGCATGGCCTTAATACCCTAGAGCATCAACCCGCTAAGTTAGCCGCAATGGAGGGCATCTGGGAGGGCGGCAAAGGTGTTCCTGCGGTTCTTATTGGCATACCTGATCCAAAGACGCAATCCAATCGATATGAAGTCAGCATTCCTAAATTAGCTTCTTTCTATCTAACGCATGACTGGAATGGAGAGGTCAAAGGTTTAAATGACTTCGGCGATAAGATTCCGCCTGTAGCCCCTGTGTTTTTCGCATTTCGAATCATGGTGGGCGTTGGCCTACTTATGTTGCTCACTTCTTGGCTGGGGCGTTGGCAACTCCGCGGCGGCCGTGAGTTACCCCGCTGGATGGCAAAAGGTCTTGTACTCATGACATTTTCCGGATGGATTGGCGTTCTCGCCGGCTGGTATGTCACGGAAATTGGACGTCAACCCTATTTAGTGACCGGCGTTCTCACTACGGCAGAAGCGGTTACTAAATTGCCAACGGGTATGGTACTTAGCAGTCTATTGGCGTATCTTGCGGTTTATGTGGGCTTACTGTTTGCCTATATTTGGGTGGTGTTTTACTTAACACGCAAAGTGGACGATAAATCGATTGCTCAGCCAAGCATCATCCCTGTATCGGCTAGCACCACAAACCCATTAGGAGCCCAATAA
- a CDS encoding Bug family tripartite tricarboxylate transporter substrate binding protein — protein MFKNIKLIAINLICIFIASAGVHAQSWPNKPITLVVPTAPGGTTDFSARLVAESMSKTLGVPVLVENKPGGSGNIGNQFVARSKPDGYTLLVSYSGYHVGNPHLFKQAGWDPIRDFAPVGMMTVAPQVIAINPKLPINNLKELIAYAKKNPGKLNYASSGSGSIQHIAGELFKQQTGTFITHIPYRGSGPAVQDLMGGQVDMFITTPAGVVSQIQAGRLRGLAVTGKKRLGALPQMPTTDEAGLPNYELDSWFAMFAPAGTNPEIIQKLNLALGSALNSPEAKARADGAGTTIQTMTPAELGDFTRKELDRWGKVIQTSKMTVD, from the coding sequence ATGTTCAAAAATATCAAACTAATTGCAATCAACCTCATCTGTATTTTTATCGCATCTGCTGGCGTGCACGCCCAAAGCTGGCCTAATAAGCCAATTACCCTGGTTGTGCCAACAGCGCCCGGAGGGACCACGGATTTTTCTGCGCGGTTGGTAGCGGAGTCCATGAGTAAGACTCTAGGAGTGCCGGTATTGGTTGAAAATAAACCAGGAGGATCTGGAAACATTGGCAATCAATTCGTTGCACGATCCAAGCCAGATGGCTACACCTTGCTCGTGAGTTACAGCGGCTACCATGTTGGAAACCCCCATTTGTTTAAGCAGGCGGGCTGGGATCCGATTCGGGATTTTGCTCCAGTCGGCATGATGACGGTGGCTCCGCAAGTAATCGCAATTAACCCCAAGCTACCGATTAATAATTTGAAGGAACTGATTGCGTATGCAAAGAAGAATCCGGGTAAGTTAAATTACGCTTCCTCAGGGTCTGGCTCGATTCAGCACATTGCAGGCGAACTCTTTAAGCAACAAACCGGAACATTCATTACCCATATTCCGTATCGCGGATCGGGCCCTGCAGTTCAAGATTTAATGGGCGGGCAGGTTGATATGTTTATTACAACCCCAGCTGGTGTTGTCAGTCAAATTCAAGCTGGACGGTTGCGTGGTTTAGCCGTCACTGGAAAGAAGCGCCTTGGCGCTTTGCCACAGATGCCAACAACAGATGAAGCGGGCTTGCCAAATTATGAATTAGATTCGTGGTTTGCTATGTTTGCGCCTGCTGGCACTAATCCAGAGATCATTCAAAAACTGAACCTAGCACTTGGATCGGCTTTGAACTCGCCAGAAGCTAAAGCTAGAGCGGACGGCGCTGGAACAACCATTCAAACGATGACGCCTGCTGAGCTGGGTGACTTTACCCGCAAAGAATTGGATCGCTGGGGTAAGGTGATTCAAACTTCCAAAATGACAGTTGATTAA
- a CDS encoding VOC family protein, with the protein MIDHLDHLVLTTAKETACIDFYTRVLGMQLESFIGGTPPVERKAFRFGNQKINLHIKGKEFEPKADIPTPGSLDLCFIADRPLNEVIANLNQAQWPIIEGPVMRTGATQKINSVYVRDPDQNLIEISELIK; encoded by the coding sequence ATGATTGATCACTTAGACCATCTGGTTTTAACAACTGCAAAAGAAACTGCCTGCATTGATTTTTACACGCGGGTACTCGGCATGCAGTTGGAATCTTTTATTGGCGGAACGCCGCCAGTGGAGCGTAAAGCCTTTCGCTTTGGTAATCAAAAAATCAACCTACACATTAAGGGTAAAGAGTTTGAGCCCAAAGCGGATATCCCAACACCGGGGTCCTTGGATTTATGTTTTATTGCTGATCGACCGCTGAATGAGGTGATAGCCAATCTGAATCAAGCGCAGTGGCCAATTATTGAGGGACCAGTCATGCGGACAGGCGCTACTCAAAAAATCAATTCCGTTTACGTACGCGACCCCGATCAGAACTTGATTGAGATCTCCGAATTAATCAAATAA
- a CDS encoding hydroxymethylglutaryl-CoA lyase, translated as MNRIYFNEVATRDGFQIEPNFIPTDQKVELIDTLSQCGYAKVEVTSFTSPKAIPMLKDAEEVMSRIQRNPKVEYSVLVPNLRGAQRALDSKADELNLVMSTSETHNRSNLRMGREESFSALREVIEFINGRIPINVSLSTAFGCPMEGDVPQDVVIDYVSRFDNLGVRGVTICDTTGMAQPVQVTKMIDALHKQFKHLQLTMHFHNTRGMGLANILASVQSGITRFDGSLGGLGGCPYAPGASGNVCSEDAIHMVDAMGYDTGIDVDALLAIAKRLPQIVGHDVPGQVAKAGRIHDLHPEPPCQ; from the coding sequence ATGAACCGAATTTACTTTAATGAAGTTGCTACGCGGGATGGCTTTCAAATTGAGCCAAACTTTATCCCAACCGATCAAAAGGTCGAATTGATCGACACCTTAAGCCAATGCGGATATGCAAAGGTCGAGGTCACTTCCTTTACATCGCCCAAAGCAATTCCGATGCTGAAAGATGCTGAAGAGGTCATGAGCCGAATTCAGCGCAATCCCAAAGTAGAGTATTCAGTATTGGTACCTAATTTACGGGGTGCACAGCGCGCTTTGGATTCAAAAGCGGATGAGCTGAATTTAGTCATGTCGACTTCAGAAACCCATAACCGCAGTAATTTGCGGATGGGACGCGAAGAGAGCTTCTCGGCTTTGCGCGAGGTGATTGAATTCATCAACGGCAGAATTCCAATTAACGTCTCTTTATCCACCGCATTTGGCTGCCCGATGGAGGGAGATGTTCCCCAGGATGTTGTGATTGATTACGTAAGCCGTTTTGATAATTTAGGCGTTCGTGGCGTCACCATTTGCGACACAACGGGAATGGCTCAACCGGTACAGGTGACAAAAATGATCGACGCTCTTCACAAGCAATTTAAACACTTGCAACTCACCATGCATTTTCACAATACGAGGGGTATGGGTTTGGCAAACATACTGGCTTCCGTGCAGTCTGGGATTACGCGCTTTGACGGCTCATTAGGCGGCTTAGGCGGTTGCCCTTATGCTCCTGGAGCGAGCGGCAACGTATGCAGTGAAGATGCCATTCATATGGTGGATGCAATGGGGTACGATACCGGTATTGATGTGGATGCGCTGCTGGCGATTGCAAAAAGACTCCCGCAGATTGTGGGTCATGATGTCCCAGGTCAAGTTGCTAAAGCCGGACGCATTCACGATTTGCATCCAGAGCCGCCTTGCCAATAG